From the Polaribacter gangjinensis genome, the window AACCTGAAGAGTTCAACAAATTTCTTCATAATTGGTTGATTTCTAAAAAAATATAACACCTTTTTCTTTTTAAAAAAGGAATCTAAAACGTACCGTTTTGAAAATAAAATCTGCCGAATTTGTGATGAGCAACAGTAATGTAATCAATGCTCCCAAAGAACGAATTCCTGAATATGCATTCATTGGAAGATCAAATGTTGGAAAATCATCATTAATTAATATGTTGATGGAACGTAAAGACTTGGCAAAAACATCTGGAAAACCAGGAAAAACGCAATTAATCAACCATTTTAAAATCAATGATGAATGGTTTTTGGTTGATTTACCTGGTTATGGTTACGCTCAAACTTCTAAAAAAAAGCGTACTATTTTTCAGTATTTTATTGAAAATTATTTCAAAGAAAGAGAACAATTGGTTTGCACTTTT encodes:
- the yihA gene encoding ribosome biogenesis GTP-binding protein YihA/YsxC — translated: MKIKSAEFVMSNSNVINAPKERIPEYAFIGRSNVGKSSLINMLMERKDLAKTSGKPGKTQLINHFKINDEWFLVDLPGYGYAQTSKKKRTIFQYFIENYFKEREQLVCTFVLIDSRHNPQKIDLEFMQFLGENQLPFCIVFTKSDKLSANQLEKQLTSYKKELLNFWEPLPTSFITSSETGFGRKEFLDFIDNINKNMEKDSN